One Dysosmobacter welbionis DNA segment encodes these proteins:
- a CDS encoding RNA polymerase sigma factor: protein MPDFEEIYQTYFADVYRYILALSRDAHTAEEVTQETFFRALASIDQFRGDCQLRVWLCQIARNQYLSLCRERKHRGELEQEPGDDGLECDFADRDAAKRLHRLLHDLPEPYKEVFSLRTFGELPFAQIGELFGKTESWVRVTYFRARQKLKEGFDGPAGP from the coding sequence GTGCCGGATTTTGAGGAGATCTATCAGACGTATTTCGCCGACGTGTACCGCTACATCCTGGCCCTCAGCCGGGACGCCCACACGGCGGAGGAGGTGACCCAGGAGACCTTCTTCCGGGCATTGGCCTCCATCGACCAGTTCCGGGGGGACTGCCAGCTGCGGGTGTGGCTGTGCCAGATCGCCCGGAACCAGTACCTCTCGCTGTGCCGGGAGCGAAAGCACCGGGGAGAGCTGGAGCAGGAGCCGGGGGACGACGGGCTGGAGTGCGACTTTGCGGACCGGGACGCCGCCAAGCGGCTCCACCGGCTGCTCCATGACCTGCCGGAACCCTACAAGGAGGTGTTCTCCCTGCGGACCTTCGGGGAGCTGCCCTTTGCCCAGATCGGGGAGCTCTTCGGCAAGACGGAGTCCTGGGTCCGGGTCACCTACTTCCGGGCCCGCCAGAAATTGAAGGAGGGATTTGATGGACCAGCTGGACCATGA
- a CDS encoding helix-turn-helix domain-containing protein: MVEGVTYFLQPWDLLLVGHDLIHRPIIDPAEPYERVVIWLGREWLERRSDPGEALDTCFDTTRERGFHLLRFDAERRLHYMQRIQQLEEALRDRSFGAARMADTLCQQMLIDVNRDVLRSRTAQEERDSYRVDPKMEEVLRYILDHLGEELTVESLSKRFFISRYYLMHRFKAVTGYTVHQYISQKRLLRAGELIRAGVPVMKAAEQAGFEEYSTFLRAFRGTFHMSPREFR, translated from the coding sequence GTGGTGGAGGGCGTCACCTACTTCCTTCAGCCCTGGGACCTGCTGCTGGTGGGACACGACCTGATCCACCGGCCCATCATCGACCCGGCGGAGCCCTATGAGCGGGTGGTGATCTGGCTGGGACGGGAGTGGCTGGAGCGGCGCAGCGACCCCGGCGAGGCGCTGGACACCTGCTTCGACACCACCCGGGAGCGGGGGTTCCACCTGCTGCGCTTCGACGCAGAGCGGCGGCTCCACTATATGCAGCGCATCCAGCAGCTGGAGGAGGCCCTGCGGGACCGGAGCTTCGGCGCCGCCCGCATGGCGGATACCCTCTGCCAGCAGATGCTGATCGACGTGAACCGGGATGTGCTGCGCTCCCGCACCGCCCAGGAGGAGCGGGACAGCTACCGGGTGGACCCCAAGATGGAGGAGGTGCTCCGGTACATTCTGGACCATCTGGGAGAGGAGCTGACGGTGGAGTCCCTCTCCAAGCGGTTTTTCATCAGCCGGTACTATCTGATGCACCGGTTCAAGGCCGTCACCGGCTACACGGTCCACCAGTACATCAGCCAGAAGCGGCTGCTGCGGGCCGGGGAGCTGATCCGCGCCGGCGTGCCGGTGATGAAGGCGGCGGAGCAGGCCGGATTTGAGGAGTATTCCACCTTCCTGCGGGCCTTCCGCGGCACCTTCCACATGAGTCCCCGGGAGTTCCGGTGA
- a CDS encoding D-2-hydroxyacid dehydrogenase, whose product MNRNICIYQEFLTEAHKDRIRETARRTGFTPHFFNLDQFEEAKDCLQHCEVLYAHSADLLRAAPATLKWYCCSFAGVDLYCKDPGLFANPDCLLTNSNVYGVTIAEHVVMVTLMLLRRMPEYIEIVRGHGWSNQLPVRSIRDNEFTILGTGDIGRHVADRLRGMGAAKIVGLSRSGKPHPAFDEVYPISALDDVLPRTKILVMALPSTPETVHILNRERIALLPADACVINVGRGTALDQKALAEALNSGKLAGAALDVMDPEPLPQDDPLWDARNIILTPTSPAT is encoded by the coding sequence ATGAATCGCAATATCTGCATCTATCAGGAATTCCTCACGGAAGCCCACAAGGACCGGATCCGGGAGACCGCCCGCCGGACGGGCTTCACCCCCCATTTCTTCAACCTGGACCAGTTTGAGGAGGCGAAGGACTGCCTCCAGCACTGCGAGGTTCTGTACGCCCATTCCGCTGACCTTCTGCGCGCCGCTCCCGCTACGCTGAAGTGGTACTGCTGCTCCTTTGCCGGGGTGGACCTCTACTGCAAGGACCCTGGCCTGTTCGCCAACCCGGACTGCCTGCTGACCAACTCCAACGTCTACGGCGTTACCATCGCCGAGCATGTGGTGATGGTGACCCTGATGCTGCTGCGGCGGATGCCGGAGTACATCGAAATCGTCCGAGGCCACGGCTGGTCCAATCAGTTGCCCGTCCGCTCCATCCGGGACAACGAATTCACCATCCTGGGCACCGGGGATATCGGACGCCATGTGGCGGACCGGCTGCGGGGCATGGGGGCCGCGAAGATCGTGGGTCTCAGCCGCAGCGGAAAGCCCCACCCCGCCTTCGACGAGGTGTATCCCATCTCCGCTCTGGACGACGTGCTGCCCCGCACAAAAATCCTGGTGATGGCCCTGCCCAGCACGCCGGAGACCGTTCACATCCTGAACCGGGAGCGGATCGCCCTGCTGCCCGCCGACGCCTGCGTCATCAACGTGGGCCGTGGCACCGCTCTGGACCAGAAGGCCCTGGCGGAGGCCCTGAACAGCGGAAAGCTGGCAGGCGCCGCCCTGGACGTGATGGACCCGGAGCCTCTGCCCCAGGACGATCCTCTGTGGGACGCCCGGAACATCATTCTCACCCCCACGTCTCCGGCAACATGA
- a CDS encoding zf-HC2 domain-containing protein: MDQLDHDIVQDLLPLYHDGVCSDKSRAAVEEHLKTCEDCRAALTAMDAPLPEVEKAADDAAVAVKKISGEWKRGKRRAHIIGVIVAVVVCAAAAVGIWTLTTWTCIPMDGGDYTLDVYRLRSGGVGVHWDFREGRETWYALTFREEADGLHYYLERPILRVELFDFDSNYNRGGDAMFESWSDDAMETEAIYFGLGEDAVLLWKEGEEVDLPAATAAQEEMWAIAELPPQEVPQE, translated from the coding sequence ATGGACCAGCTGGACCATGATATCGTACAGGACCTGCTGCCCCTGTACCACGACGGCGTCTGCTCGGACAAGAGCCGGGCGGCGGTGGAAGAACATCTGAAGACCTGTGAGGACTGCCGGGCCGCCCTAACGGCTATGGACGCGCCCCTGCCGGAGGTGGAAAAGGCCGCCGATGACGCGGCGGTAGCAGTGAAAAAAATATCCGGTGAGTGGAAGAGGGGCAAGCGCCGGGCCCATATCATTGGCGTGATTGTTGCCGTGGTGGTATGCGCGGCCGCCGCAGTGGGGATTTGGACCCTCACTACATGGACGTGCATCCCCATGGATGGCGGGGACTATACGCTGGATGTTTACCGGCTGAGGAGCGGAGGCGTGGGGGTCCACTGGGATTTTCGGGAGGGCCGGGAGACCTGGTATGCCCTGACATTCCGGGAGGAGGCGGACGGACTTCACTACTATCTGGAGCGGCCCATTCTCCGGGTGGAGTTGTTTGACTTTGACAGCAACTATAACCGGGGCGGGGACGCCATGTTTGAAAGCTGGTCGGATGATGCCATGGAGACCGAAGCGATCTACTTCGGCTTGGGTGAGGATGCCGTCTTGCTGTGGAAAGAGGGCGAGGAAGTGGACTTGCCCGCCGCCACCGCCGCCCAGGAGGAGATGTGGGCGATTGCGGAACTGCCACCGCAGGAGGTGCCGCAGGAATGA
- a CDS encoding iron-containing alcohol dehydrogenase yields the protein MRRFGGSRVLLVTGGGSVRRNGAYDAVTASLEAAGIPFTELSGVQANPRSGKVYEGIDLVRRTGADFLLALGGGSVIDTAKAIGFGALYKGDFWDFFTGAAKIEKTLPVGVVLTISAAGSEGSDSCVITQERGNLKWGCPKTDVIRPKFAVLNPRFTCSLPAYQTASGAVDMMAHIMERYFTNTPDVGLTDRLCEALLKTVLDAAPKAIADPNDYAARADLMWAGMLAHNNSCGVGREQDWASHQIEHELSAFYDCAHGAGLAVILPAWMEYVLPHDPVRLAQFAVRVFGCEMNFADPEATARQGIEKLCLFFHSLGMPITFDELGAKAKDIPDMVAHRAEKPGGFPFGGFVKIQPADMEAILRLAAGEAQ from the coding sequence GTGCGCCGGTTCGGCGGCAGCCGGGTACTGCTGGTCACCGGCGGCGGGTCCGTCCGCCGCAACGGCGCCTATGACGCCGTCACCGCCTCCCTGGAGGCCGCGGGCATCCCCTTTACAGAGCTCTCCGGCGTCCAGGCCAACCCCCGCAGCGGCAAGGTATACGAGGGCATCGACCTGGTCCGGCGGACCGGCGCGGACTTCCTGCTGGCACTGGGCGGCGGCAGTGTCATCGACACCGCCAAGGCCATCGGCTTCGGCGCGCTGTACAAGGGGGATTTCTGGGATTTCTTCACCGGCGCCGCCAAGATCGAGAAGACGCTGCCCGTGGGCGTGGTGCTGACTATCTCCGCCGCCGGCAGCGAGGGGTCCGACAGCTGCGTCATCACCCAGGAGCGGGGCAACCTGAAGTGGGGTTGCCCCAAGACGGATGTCATCCGCCCGAAATTCGCCGTGCTGAACCCCCGGTTCACCTGTTCCCTGCCTGCCTACCAGACCGCCAGCGGCGCGGTGGACATGATGGCCCACATCATGGAGCGGTACTTCACCAACACTCCCGACGTGGGGCTGACGGACCGGCTGTGCGAGGCCCTGCTGAAGACCGTGCTGGACGCGGCCCCCAAGGCCATTGCCGATCCCAATGACTACGCCGCCCGGGCGGACCTGATGTGGGCAGGGATGCTGGCCCACAACAACTCCTGCGGCGTGGGCCGGGAGCAGGACTGGGCCAGCCACCAGATCGAGCATGAGCTCTCCGCCTTCTACGACTGCGCCCACGGCGCGGGTCTTGCGGTGATCCTGCCCGCCTGGATGGAGTACGTGCTGCCCCATGATCCCGTCCGGCTGGCCCAGTTCGCCGTGCGGGTCTTCGGCTGTGAGATGAACTTTGCGGACCCGGAGGCCACCGCCCGCCAGGGCATCGAGAAGCTGTGCCTCTTCTTCCACTCCCTGGGGATGCCCATCACCTTTGACGAGCTGGGAGCCAAGGCCAAAGACATCCCGGACATGGTGGCCCACCGGGCGGAGAAGCCCGGCGGCTTCCCCTTCGGCGGCTTCGTGAAGATCCAGCCCGCGGACATGGAGGCTATCCTCCGCCTGGCAGCCGGCGAGGCCCAGTAA
- a CDS encoding helix-turn-helix domain-containing protein, whose product MTIGEKITQRRLAAHLSQEILAERLGVSTQDVSRWESGEVLPDAEKLLQLCRVFGISADELLGENAKADDASDFLSLPLWRWSLRVISPPLAFAGTAAALTGLTGAVYHALTADQWYTDFGRFGTALRSTWCGAVLSAGLLLLAIALALLVFEVLLSKRD is encoded by the coding sequence ATGACCATCGGCGAAAAAATCACCCAGAGGCGGCTGGCTGCCCACCTCTCTCAGGAGATTCTGGCAGAGCGGCTGGGCGTCTCCACGCAGGACGTCAGCCGCTGGGAGAGCGGCGAGGTCCTTCCTGATGCGGAAAAGCTTCTCCAATTGTGCCGCGTCTTCGGCATCTCCGCCGATGAACTGCTGGGGGAGAATGCCAAGGCTGATGATGCGTCCGACTTCCTGTCTCTTCCACTGTGGCGGTGGAGTCTCCGGGTGATCTCTCCGCCTCTGGCCTTCGCAGGAACAGCAGCCGCCTTGACAGGGCTGACCGGAGCTGTCTATCATGCACTGACCGCAGACCAGTGGTACACCGATTTCGGCCGCTTCGGCACTGCTCTGCGCAGCACCTGGTGCGGGGCCGTTCTCTCAGCGGGGCTTCTCCTGCTGGCGATAGCTCTGGCCCTGCTGGTATTTGAGGTGCTTCTATCCAAGCGGGACTGA
- a CDS encoding dihydrofolate reductase — protein MNAIVVVDQNWAIGRDNDLLFSLPTDMKRFRSLTLGGTVILGRRTLDSFPGGRPLPKRRNIVITHCPDFSREGAETVSSLAAMREATAGTPPDQLWVIGGGSIYAALLSQCARAYVTRVDAAAEGADSFFPNLDKLPGWTVRAVSEPVTENGLTYRFYDYVNTKLCD, from the coding sequence GTGAATGCCATCGTCGTCGTCGATCAAAACTGGGCCATCGGCCGGGACAATGATCTGCTCTTCTCCCTGCCTACGGACATGAAGCGCTTTCGCTCCCTCACCCTGGGGGGCACGGTCATCCTGGGCCGCCGGACGCTGGACTCCTTTCCCGGCGGGCGGCCCCTGCCCAAGCGGCGGAACATCGTCATCACCCACTGCCCGGACTTTTCCCGGGAGGGAGCGGAGACCGTCTCCAGTCTGGCGGCCATGCGGGAGGCCACAGCCGGTACCCCGCCGGACCAGCTGTGGGTCATCGGCGGCGGCAGCATCTACGCCGCTCTGCTCTCCCAATGTGCACGGGCTTACGTGACCCGGGTGGACGCCGCCGCGGAGGGCGCGGACTCCTTCTTTCCCAATCTGGACAAGCTGCCCGGCTGGACTGTAAGAGCCGTCAGCGAGCCGGTGACGGAGAACGGGCTCACCTATCGGTTCTATGACTATGTGAATACGAAGCTGTGCGATTGA